A section of the Lepus europaeus isolate LE1 chromosome 10, mLepTim1.pri, whole genome shotgun sequence genome encodes:
- the TFAP2C gene encoding transcription factor AP-2 gamma: MLWKITDNVKYEEDCEDRHDASSNGTPRIPHLSSAGQHLYSPAPPLSHSGVAEYQPPPYFPPPYQQLAYSQSADPYSHLGEAYAAAINPLHQPAPAGSQQQAWPGRQSQEGAGLASHHGRPAGLLPHLSGLDAGAVSARRDAFRRSDLLLPHAHALDAAGLAENLGLHDMAHPMEEVQNVDDPHLLLHDQTVIRKGPISMTKNPLSLPCQKELVGAVMNPSEVFCSVPGRLSLLSSTSKYKVTVAEVQRRLSPPECLNASLLGGVLRRAKSKNGGRSLREKLDKIGLNLPAGRRKAAHVTLLTSLVEGEAVHLARDFAYVCEAEFPSKPVAEYLTRPHLGGRNEMAARKNMLLAAQQVCKEFTDLLNQDRTPNGNNRPTPVLESNIQNCLSHFSLITHGFGSQAICAAVSALQNYIKEALTAIDKSYLNPADQSPADSNKTLEKMEKHRK; this comes from the exons ATGTTGTGGAAGATAACCGATAATGTCAAGTACGAAGAGGACTGCGAG GACCGCCACGACGCGAGCAGCAATGGGACCCCGCGTATCCCCCACCTCTCCTCGGCGGGGCAGCATCTCTACAGCCCCGCGCCGCCGCTCTCCCACAGCGGAGTCGCCGAGTACCAGCCGCCGCCCTACTTCCCGCCTCCGTACCAGCAGCTGGCCTACTCGCAGTCGGCCGACCCTTACTCGCATCTGGGGGAAGCCTACGCTGCCGCCATCAACCCCCTGCACCAGCCCGCGCCCGCCGGCAGCCAACAGCAGGCCTGGCCCGGCCGCCAGAGCCAGGAGGGCGCGGGCCTGGCCTCGCACCACGGGCGCCCGGCCGGCCTGCTCCCGCACCTCTCGGGGCTGGACGCGGGCGCCGTGAGCGCCCGCAGGGACGCCTTCCGCCGCTCGGACCTGCTGCTGCCGCACGCTCACGCCCTGGACGCCGCGGGCCTGGCCGAGAACCTGGGCCTCCACGACATGGCGCACCCGATGGAGGAGGTGCAG AACGTGGACGACCCGCACCTGCTGCTGCACGACCAGACCGTGATCCGCAAAG gtcccATTTCAATGACCAAGAACCCCCTGAGCCTGCCCTGTCAGAAGGAGCTGGTGGGAGCCGTGATGAATCCCAGCGAGGTCTTCTGCTCAGTCCCAGGAAGATTGTCCCTGCTCAGCTCCACGTCCAAGTACAAAGTGACCGTGGCTGAAGTGCAGAGGCGACTGTCGCCGCCGGAATGCCTCAACGCCTCGCTGCTGGGGGGCGTTCTCAGAAG AGCCAAGTCTAAAAATGGAGGCCGGTCCTTGCGGGAGAAGCTGGACAAGATTGGGCTGAACCTCCCGGCCGGCAGGCGGAAAGCTGCCCACGTGACTCTGCTGACATCCTTGGTGGAAG GCGAGGCCGTTCATTTAGCTCGGGACTTTGCCTACGTCTGCGAGGCTGAATTTCCCAGTAAACCGGTGGCCGAGTATTTAACCAGACCTCATCTGGGTGGACGGAACGAGATGGCCGCTAGGAAGAACATGCTGCTGGCGGCACA GCAGGTGTGTAAAGAATTCACTGACCTTCTCAATCAAGACCGCACGCCCAACGGGAACAACAGGCCCACCCCGGTCCTGGAGTCCAACATCCAGAACTGCTTGTCCCACTTCAGCCTCATCACGCACGGCTTCGGGAGCCAGGCCATCTGCGCCGCCGTGTCTGCCTTGCAGAACTACATCAAGGAAGCCCTGACTGCCATAGACAAATCCTACCTGAACCCCGCAGACCAGAGTCCAGCCGATTCGAACAAAACCCTGGAGAAAATGGAGAAGCACAGGAAATAG